One window from the genome of [Clostridium] celerecrescens 18A encodes:
- a CDS encoding dicarboxylate/amino acid:cation symporter: MKKIISSLPFKLLLGVILGILIGQVAGERVMNLVVTVKYILNQVITFCVPLIIIGFIAPSITRLGNNASKMLGVAVTVAYISSIGAALFAMTAGYVMIPYLSIATDVNGLKDLPGIVFQLDIPQIMPVMSALVFSLLLGLAATWTKAKVITEALEEFQEIVLSIVTKVVIPMLPVFIAFTFCALSYEGTITRQLPVFFQVVLIVMIGHFIWLALLYAVGGIYSGKNPMDVIRNYGPAYITAVGTMSSAATLAVALRCAKKSQPTLRDDMVDFGIPLFANIHLCGSVLTEVFFVMTVSKILYGAFPSYGTMLLFCVLLGVFAIGAPGVPGGTVMASLGLITGVLGFNETGTALMLTIFALQDSFGTACNVTGDGALTMILTGFAEKHGIKREKIESGIS; this comes from the coding sequence ATGAAAAAAATAATAAGTAGTTTACCTTTTAAATTACTTCTGGGGGTTATTCTGGGGATCCTGATCGGACAGGTAGCAGGCGAACGTGTCATGAATTTAGTCGTGACAGTGAAATACATATTAAATCAGGTTATTACATTCTGTGTTCCTCTCATTATCATTGGCTTTATCGCTCCTTCGATTACAAGGCTGGGCAATAATGCTTCCAAAATGCTGGGCGTAGCAGTTACTGTTGCATATATATCTTCCATTGGAGCGGCACTTTTCGCCATGACGGCCGGCTACGTCATGATTCCTTATCTGTCCATTGCTACCGATGTAAACGGACTTAAGGATCTTCCTGGAATCGTGTTCCAGCTGGATATCCCGCAGATCATGCCGGTAATGAGCGCACTGGTATTTTCCCTACTCCTGGGTCTGGCCGCTACCTGGACAAAGGCAAAGGTAATTACCGAAGCATTGGAAGAATTCCAGGAAATCGTGCTTTCCATCGTAACAAAAGTTGTTATCCCTATGCTGCCTGTATTCATCGCATTTACCTTTTGTGCCCTCTCCTACGAGGGAACCATTACCAGGCAGCTTCCGGTATTCTTTCAGGTTGTTCTTATCGTGATGATAGGACATTTTATCTGGCTGGCACTGCTTTATGCAGTCGGCGGCATTTATTCCGGGAAGAATCCGATGGATGTCATCAGAAATTACGGACCTGCTTATATTACCGCAGTAGGTACTATGTCATCAGCTGCTACCCTGGCTGTAGCACTCCGCTGTGCGAAAAAGTCACAGCCTACTTTACGTGATGATATGGTGGATTTCGGCATTCCGCTGTTTGCCAACATTCATCTGTGCGGCTCCGTTTTAACAGAGGTATTCTTTGTAATGACTGTCTCAAAAATACTATACGGAGCCTTTCCGTCCTACGGAACCATGTTGTTGTTCTGCGTTTTATTAGGTGTATTTGCTATTGGCGCCCCCGGCGTTCCAGGAGGAACAGTAATGGCATCTCTTGGTCTTATAACAGGAGTTTTGGGCTTCAATGAAACAGGAACGGCCCTTATGCTGACCATTTTCGCATTGCAGGACAGCTTCGGCACAGCTTGCAATGTAACCGGTGACGGTGCATTGACCATGATTCTGACCGGATTCGCTGAAAAGCATGGAATAAAAAGAGAAAAAATCGAATCAGGAATTTCATAA
- a CDS encoding ABC transporter substrate-binding protein, which translates to MRKKVVSGLLCAAMAASLIGGCSSKNTQDTQSGSGTAEVTSKEATEATEEKGADSTEGKVVNIYVWNDEFKARYEDYYASKLPAGYTVNFITTPSENNAYQNALDEALLNQADAKADDKVDMFLVEADYILKYVNSDSTINLKDIGITDQDMSKQYNYTKEIAQDASGAQKGISWQGCPGLYIYRRSIAKAVLGTDDPAEVQKAINDWDSFDKTAEKMKEKGYYMVSGFDDTYRTFSNNVSAPWVDGTKVVIDPNMEKWVEQTKDFTDKGYNQKTILWAAEWAAGQGPEGKVFGYFMPAWGVDFVMAGNSLEKAEADGGKQEVGNGCYGDWAATIGPESYNWGGTWICAANGTDNAEIVADIMRTICCDDATMKKIVEEKNDFVNNKTVMEELAKSDYKSQFLGGQNPLQMYCDAAEKIDMSKISPYDQGLNEEFQTAMHDYFNGAVDKDTALKNFYTAITEKYPELKTE; encoded by the coding sequence ATGAGGAAGAAAGTAGTAAGCGGATTGCTGTGTGCAGCAATGGCGGCATCACTGATCGGAGGCTGCAGTTCCAAGAACACTCAGGATACTCAGAGCGGAAGCGGAACTGCTGAGGTCACCAGTAAGGAAGCAACGGAAGCAACGGAAGAAAAGGGGGCTGACAGTACAGAAGGAAAAGTCGTGAATATCTATGTCTGGAATGATGAATTCAAGGCAAGATATGAGGACTATTATGCTTCCAAGCTGCCGGCAGGGTATACGGTGAACTTTATAACAACCCCCAGTGAAAACAATGCGTATCAGAATGCTCTTGATGAAGCTCTGTTAAATCAGGCTGATGCAAAAGCAGATGATAAAGTTGATATGTTTCTGGTAGAGGCAGATTATATTTTGAAATATGTGAATTCCGACAGTACCATTAATTTGAAGGATATCGGCATTACGGATCAGGATATGTCCAAACAATATAACTATACCAAGGAGATCGCCCAGGATGCAAGCGGTGCGCAGAAGGGAATTTCCTGGCAGGGCTGCCCTGGACTCTATATTTACCGCCGTTCCATTGCAAAGGCTGTGCTTGGAACCGACGATCCGGCAGAAGTCCAGAAGGCAATCAATGATTGGGATTCCTTTGACAAGACTGCGGAAAAGATGAAAGAAAAAGGGTATTATATGGTATCCGGTTTTGATGACACCTATCGTACCTTTTCCAATAATGTTTCCGCTCCCTGGGTTGATGGAACTAAGGTTGTCATTGATCCTAACATGGAAAAATGGGTGGAGCAGACAAAAGATTTTACGGATAAGGGATATAACCAGAAGACTATCCTTTGGGCAGCAGAATGGGCGGCTGGCCAGGGACCGGAAGGAAAAGTATTCGGCTACTTCATGCCTGCATGGGGTGTGGACTTCGTTATGGCAGGAAATTCGCTTGAAAAAGCAGAAGCGGATGGAGGAAAACAGGAAGTAGGAAATGGCTGTTATGGTGACTGGGCGGCAACCATTGGCCCGGAGTCCTATAACTGGGGCGGAACCTGGATTTGTGCTGCTAACGGAACCGATAATGCGGAAATTGTAGCGGATATTATGAGAACCATTTGCTGTGATGATGCAACGATGAAAAAGATCGTAGAAGAAAAGAATGACTTTGTCAATAACAAGACAGTTATGGAAGAATTGGCAAAGAGTGATTATAAGTCTCAGTTCCTTGGAGGGCAGAATCCGCTTCAGATGTACTGCGATGCAGCTGAAAAGATTGATATGAGTAAAATCTCTCCTTATGACCAGGGCCTTAATGAAGAATTCCAGACTGCAATGCATGATTACTTTAACGGGGCTGTTGACAAAGATACGGCACTGAAGAATTTTTACACAGCAATTACTGAAAAGTACCCGGAATTAAAGACAGAATAG
- a CDS encoding GH36-type glycosyl hydrolase domain-containing protein, with product MKYGYFDDQEKEYVITTPDTPLPWINYLGSQDFFSLVSNTGGGYSFYKDAKLLRLTRYRYNNVPLDSNGHYYYINDNGTIWNPGWQPTQTPLDFYECRHGLGVTRYQGIKNGLSAAVTAFVPLHDTCEVHKVILKNESGESKDFTLFSYVEFCLWNAVDDMTNFQRNLSTGEVEVEGSVIYHKTEYRERRNHYAYYAVNSDIQGFDTDRNTFVGVYGSSQMPLMVKSNNSGNSMASGWSPIGSHRFTLHLEPGEETSFIFVLGYAENPKEQKWTAPNVINKEPAMAVLSKYQTDQQVDDALAALKHYWEELLSNYTVTMADEKTARMVNIWNQYQCMVTFNMSRSASYYESGTGRGMGFRDSCQDLLGFVHMIPERARERIIDIASTQFEDGSAYHQYQPLTKKGNMDIGSGFNDDPLWLIAGVSAYIRETGDLSILEESVPFDNDLEKSQPLMEHLRRSFQFTRTHLGPHGLPLIGRADWNDCLNLNCFSTEPGESFQTTGPSEGPVAESLMIAGMFVKYGKEYAEVCRLMGLKTEAVEAEISVQKVYDAVIQYGWDGSWFLRAYDALGNKVGSRECREGQIFIEPQGFCVMGGIGITEGHAKKALDSVKEKLDTACGIVLLQPAYTGYQESLGEISSYPPGYKENAGIFCHNNPWISIAETMIGRGNRAFEVYRRTSPAYMEDNSETYKAEPYVYAQMIAGKDAAHFGEAKNSWLTGTAAWSFACISQYILGIRPGFNGLIVDPCLPDSIGKFSAVRKFRGADYYIHVDHTKQRDHGTRSMLVDGEPVEGTEIPYVEGKMEYHISLTWV from the coding sequence ATGAAATATGGATATTTCGACGACCAGGAAAAAGAGTATGTTATTACAACCCCAGATACTCCCCTTCCGTGGATCAATTATCTGGGCAGCCAGGATTTTTTCTCCCTGGTTTCCAACACCGGGGGCGGCTACAGCTTCTATAAAGACGCAAAGCTGTTAAGGCTGACCAGGTACCGCTATAACAACGTCCCCCTGGACAGCAACGGACATTACTATTATATCAATGATAACGGCACCATCTGGAATCCTGGTTGGCAGCCCACCCAAACACCCCTTGATTTTTATGAATGCCGGCACGGACTGGGAGTTACCCGCTACCAGGGAATAAAAAATGGCTTATCTGCCGCAGTTACAGCCTTTGTGCCCTTGCATGACACCTGTGAAGTCCATAAGGTTATCCTGAAAAATGAAAGCGGAGAATCAAAAGATTTTACTCTGTTCTCCTATGTCGAATTTTGTTTATGGAATGCCGTGGATGACATGACCAATTTTCAGCGGAATTTAAGCACCGGAGAAGTAGAAGTAGAAGGCTCCGTCATTTACCATAAGACAGAGTACAGAGAGCGGCGCAACCATTACGCTTATTATGCTGTCAATTCTGATATTCAGGGCTTTGACACAGACAGAAATACATTTGTCGGTGTATACGGCTCCAGCCAGATGCCGCTTATGGTAAAAAGTAACAACTCAGGGAATTCCATGGCAAGCGGCTGGTCTCCCATCGGCTCCCACCGCTTTACGCTCCATTTAGAGCCTGGGGAAGAGACCAGTTTCATCTTTGTGCTGGGCTATGCAGAGAATCCAAAGGAACAAAAATGGACTGCTCCCAATGTCATCAATAAAGAGCCGGCCATGGCTGTTCTGTCAAAATATCAGACAGACCAACAGGTTGATGATGCCCTCGCCGCATTAAAGCATTACTGGGAAGAGCTGCTTTCCAACTATACCGTCACCATGGCCGATGAGAAAACAGCCCGTATGGTAAATATCTGGAACCAGTATCAGTGCATGGTGACCTTTAATATGTCCCGCTCCGCCTCCTATTACGAATCAGGCACCGGCCGCGGCATGGGCTTTCGGGATTCCTGCCAGGATCTGCTTGGGTTCGTACATATGATCCCGGAAAGGGCCAGAGAACGAATCATCGACATTGCTTCCACCCAGTTTGAGGATGGAAGCGCCTATCACCAGTACCAGCCTCTTACAAAAAAGGGAAATATGGACATCGGAAGCGGATTCAACGACGATCCTTTGTGGCTCATTGCCGGTGTATCAGCTTATATCAGGGAAACCGGGGACTTAAGTATTTTAGAGGAATCCGTACCCTTTGATAATGACCTGGAGAAAAGCCAGCCGCTTATGGAGCATTTGAGACGTTCCTTCCAATTTACCAGAACCCACCTGGGCCCTCATGGTCTGCCTCTTATTGGGCGGGCTGACTGGAATGACTGTCTGAATTTAAACTGCTTTTCTACAGAGCCCGGAGAGTCCTTTCAAACCACCGGTCCCTCGGAAGGACCTGTAGCAGAATCCCTGATGATTGCAGGGATGTTTGTAAAATACGGAAAAGAGTATGCTGAAGTTTGCCGTTTGATGGGATTAAAAACCGAAGCAGTGGAAGCAGAGATTTCTGTACAGAAAGTATACGATGCCGTGATTCAATATGGCTGGGATGGCAGTTGGTTTTTGCGCGCCTATGATGCATTGGGCAATAAGGTGGGATCCAGAGAATGCAGGGAAGGACAGATCTTTATTGAACCACAGGGTTTTTGTGTCATGGGTGGTATCGGTATTACTGAAGGCCATGCAAAAAAAGCTTTGGACAGTGTAAAAGAGAAACTGGATACGGCCTGTGGAATCGTTCTGCTGCAGCCGGCATACACCGGTTACCAGGAAAGTCTTGGAGAGATCTCCTCTTATCCTCCTGGCTACAAGGAAAACGCAGGCATTTTCTGTCACAATAATCCCTGGATCTCCATTGCAGAAACCATGATCGGAAGGGGGAACCGGGCATTTGAGGTCTATCGGCGCACTTCTCCCGCCTATATGGAGGACAATAGTGAAACCTATAAAGCAGAACCTTATGTTTATGCACAGATGATTGCAGGTAAGGATGCGGCTCATTTCGGAGAAGCCAAGAACAGCTGGCTGACGGGAACGGCTGCATGGTCATTTGCATGCATTTCCCAGTATATCTTAGGGATCCGTCCTGGTTTTAACGGGTTAATCGTAGACCCATGCCTGCCGGATTCCATCGGGAAATTTTCCGCCGTCCGGAAATTCCGGGGAGCGGATTATTATATCCATGTGGACCATACCAAACAGAGGGATCATGGGACTCGTTCCATGCTGGTGGATGGGGAACCTGTGGAAGGAACGGAAATCCCTTATGTGGAAGGAAAAATGGAATACCATATTTCCCTCACTTGGGTATAA
- a CDS encoding carbohydrate ABC transporter permease produces the protein MVKEKKAKTRKKISYAKWGYIFLIPFFAAYLIFSFIPLVNTFYNSLFENYRSGLTQIGPNFVGLQNYVSIFQSDLLKYLGNTMILWIIGFIPQIVISLILAVWFADFRLRLKGSTFFKTIIYMPNVIMAASFAMLFFALFSDDGPMNNLLINLGVLNSPFRFLATVWGTRGLIGLMNFMMWFGNTTILLMAAILGVDASLFEAASIDGAKSLQIFTKITMPTIKPIFIYVLITSLIGGLQMFDVPQVLTNAKGSPDRTSTTLIMFLNNHLYSKNYGMAGALSVILFVITAALSLVVFFVLTGAGKKRGGK, from the coding sequence ATGGTAAAAGAAAAGAAGGCAAAGACCAGAAAAAAAATCAGCTATGCGAAATGGGGATATATTTTTCTGATACCATTTTTTGCCGCTTATTTGATATTCTCCTTTATCCCCCTGGTAAATACTTTTTATAACAGCCTGTTTGAAAATTATCGTTCCGGATTGACGCAGATCGGTCCTAACTTTGTTGGACTGCAAAATTACGTATCAATTTTTCAAAGTGACTTACTTAAGTATCTGGGCAATACCATGATTCTTTGGATCATCGGCTTTATTCCCCAGATTGTGATTTCGTTGATTCTGGCAGTCTGGTTTGCAGATTTCAGGCTGAGGTTAAAAGGTAGCACTTTCTTTAAGACCATTATCTATATGCCAAATGTCATAATGGCGGCTTCTTTTGCCATGCTGTTTTTTGCTCTGTTCTCCGATGACGGTCCTATGAATAACCTGCTTATCAACCTTGGGGTTTTAAACAGCCCGTTCCGTTTCCTGGCTACTGTCTGGGGAACCAGGGGTCTGATCGGGCTCATGAACTTTATGATGTGGTTCGGAAATACAACGATTCTTTTGATGGCTGCGATTCTTGGTGTGGATGCATCTTTATTTGAAGCAGCTTCCATTGATGGAGCAAAATCTCTGCAGATATTCACAAAGATAACCATGCCCACCATTAAGCCTATTTTTATTTATGTCCTGATCACTTCCCTGATCGGCGGCCTGCAGATGTTTGATGTTCCTCAGGTACTGACAAATGCAAAGGGGAGTCCGGACAGAACCAGTACTACCCTTATAATGTTTTTGAATAACCATCTCTACAGTAAAAATTATGGCATGGCAGGTGCCTTATCGGTAATACTCTTTGTCATTACGGCAGCACTCAGTCTGGTAGTATTCTTTGTACTGACCGGTGCAGGGAAAAAGAGAGGAGGAAAGTAA
- a CDS encoding LacI family DNA-binding transcriptional regulator, whose product MISMKELAQHCGVSVATVSKALNDQNDIGESTKTRIKEAAVELGYYPNAAARSLKTNRSYNIGVLFVDEANSGLTHEYFAAVLEAFKVEAEKQGYDITFINSQIGTKKVSYYDHCKYRNVDGVVIACVNFDNPEVIDLLGGDIPVVTIDHIHENCSSVLSDNIKGIQSLMQYIYENGHRKIAYIHGQINTAVTKARLTSFYRFLESHDLYIADNYVLEADYLDVSQAMAYTRELLDRKDPPTCILYPDDTALIGGLNEIRARNLKVPEDISIAGYDGSRISQLLNPKLTTIHQDTATIGMQAAKKLISSIEKPKTTFTEQIIVEGELLKGESVGKATI is encoded by the coding sequence ATGATTTCAATGAAGGAACTGGCACAGCACTGTGGAGTATCTGTTGCCACAGTAAGCAAAGCACTTAATGACCAGAATGACATCGGGGAGAGTACAAAAACCAGGATCAAAGAAGCAGCGGTAGAGCTGGGATATTATCCTAACGCAGCTGCAAGGTCTTTAAAGACAAACAGAAGCTACAACATCGGCGTTTTATTTGTTGACGAGGCCAACAGCGGCCTGACTCATGAGTATTTTGCAGCGGTACTGGAAGCCTTTAAGGTCGAAGCGGAGAAACAGGGGTATGATATCACGTTTATCAATAGCCAGATAGGAACGAAGAAAGTCTCCTATTATGATCATTGTAAATACAGAAATGTGGACGGCGTGGTAATCGCCTGCGTAAATTTTGATAACCCGGAGGTGATCGACCTTTTGGGTGGAGATATTCCAGTAGTTACCATTGACCATATCCACGAAAACTGTTCCTCGGTTTTGTCCGATAACATTAAGGGAATCCAGTCCCTGATGCAATATATTTATGAAAATGGTCACAGAAAGATCGCATACATCCACGGGCAGATAAATACAGCCGTTACAAAGGCAAGACTTACAAGCTTTTACCGGTTTTTGGAGAGTCACGATCTGTATATTGCGGACAATTATGTATTGGAGGCAGATTATCTGGATGTCAGCCAGGCCATGGCATACACCAGGGAACTGCTGGACAGAAAGGACCCCCCTACCTGTATTTTATACCCGGACGATACGGCATTGATCGGCGGGTTAAATGAAATACGTGCGAGAAACTTAAAGGTTCCGGAGGATATCTCCATTGCCGGATATGATGGCAGCCGGATCTCGCAGCTATTGAATCCCAAACTGACCACCATACACCAGGATACGGCCACCATCGGTATGCAGGCCGCTAAAAAATTAATAAGCTCCATCGAAAAACCCAAGACAACTTTTACAGAACAGATCATTGTGGAAGGAGAGCTGTTAAAAGGGGAATCGGTTGGAAAAGCAACTATATAA
- a CDS encoding carbon starvation CstA family protein: MISFFACLALLIIGFLTYSKVAEKVFGPDDRKTPALTMTDGSDYVPMGTLRIFLIQLLNIAGLGPIFGALAGACWGPSVFLWITLGTLLGGGIHDYMVGMMSMRHKGASVSELTGTYLGNTMKQVMRVFSVILLVLVGVAFSTGPANLLAMLTPDILDSRFWLAVVLIYYFIATFVPIDKVIGKIYPFFGICLIVMALGVGGAILLKGYYIPEITLSNLHPSETPIWPTMFISVACGAISGFHATQSPLMARCLTNEKDGRKVFYGAMVAEGVIALIWAAAGVAFYDGTGGLLTALGNGQSSVVYEICFKLLGPVGAVIAMIGVIACPISSADTAYRSARLTLADWFQMDQKPVKNRLILTIPLLAVGSVLTQFDVQIVWRYFSWSNQTLAMIALWSASVYLFQRKRFYWITVIPATFMSAVSFTYILIAKEGFQLSTGIAYPAGILFAAVCFGVFVYTCILGKGKDTSNVSEEEKATA, from the coding sequence ATGATAAGTTTCTTTGCATGTCTGGCACTGCTGATCATCGGATTCTTAACCTACAGCAAGGTGGCTGAAAAGGTTTTCGGCCCGGATGATAGAAAGACCCCTGCTCTGACGATGACAGACGGAAGTGATTATGTACCAATGGGAACGCTCAGGATTTTTCTGATCCAGCTTTTAAACATTGCAGGTCTGGGGCCAATTTTCGGTGCTCTGGCCGGAGCCTGCTGGGGTCCCAGCGTATTCCTGTGGATCACCCTTGGTACCCTTTTAGGAGGTGGCATCCATGATTATATGGTGGGCATGATGTCCATGCGACATAAAGGAGCCAGTGTTTCTGAGCTTACGGGTACATACTTAGGGAATACCATGAAGCAGGTCATGCGGGTGTTTTCCGTGATCCTTCTGGTTCTGGTCGGGGTTGCCTTTTCAACCGGTCCCGCAAATCTCTTAGCCATGCTGACACCGGATATACTTGATTCCCGCTTTTGGCTTGCTGTAGTATTGATTTACTATTTTATTGCGACATTTGTCCCTATCGATAAGGTAATCGGAAAGATCTACCCGTTTTTCGGCATTTGTTTGATTGTTATGGCGCTGGGGGTAGGAGGGGCCATTCTCTTAAAAGGTTACTATATTCCTGAAATCACCTTGTCAAACCTTCATCCATCAGAAACTCCCATCTGGCCGACCATGTTCATATCTGTTGCATGCGGTGCTATTTCCGGCTTTCATGCAACCCAGTCTCCACTTATGGCACGCTGCCTTACCAATGAAAAGGATGGCCGTAAGGTATTTTACGGTGCAATGGTGGCAGAAGGTGTGATCGCTCTGATCTGGGCGGCTGCAGGTGTTGCATTTTACGACGGTACCGGTGGTCTTTTAACCGCACTGGGCAACGGACAATCCAGCGTGGTCTATGAAATCTGCTTTAAACTTTTAGGGCCCGTGGGTGCGGTCATCGCTATGATCGGAGTCATTGCCTGCCCCATTTCTTCAGCAGATACCGCTTATAGAAGTGCCAGGCTGACGTTGGCCGACTGGTTCCAAATGGACCAAAAGCCTGTTAAAAACCGGCTGATTCTTACCATTCCTCTTCTGGCAGTCGGCTCCGTTCTGACTCAGTTTGATGTACAGATTGTATGGAGGTACTTCTCCTGGAGCAACCAGACCCTGGCCATGATTGCGCTCTGGTCCGCAAGTGTATATTTATTCCAGAGGAAACGTTTTTACTGGATCACAGTAATTCCGGCAACTTTTATGTCCGCAGTATCCTTTACTTACATTCTGATCGCGAAGGAAGGGTTCCAGCTTTCCACCGGCATTGCTTATCCGGCTGGTATCCTGTTTGCCGCCGTATGCTTTGGAGTATTCGTTTATACTTGTATTCTTGGCAAAGGCAAAGATACTTCCAATGTCTCAGAAGAGGAAAAGGCTACAGCATAA
- a CDS encoding carbohydrate ABC transporter permease has product MGKLMNIKKAVAYVFLSLLAFLCLFFFYCLIINATRSHPEISKGFSFLPGKSFGSNLYNVLHNKNLPVVYGIVNSLLIAGSSAALAVYVSALTAYAIHAYEFRLRNIVYLFIVLIMMIPNQVTTLGFLRLISKMGLMDSFVPLILPSMAAPVVFYFMVSYFESNLPLEIIESARIDGSHEFYTFNTIVIPIVKPALAVQGIFAFVASWNNYFVPSLVLKSNAKKTLPILIAQLRSADFLKFDMGQVYMLITIAIVPVAIIYLCLSKFIIGGVTAGSVKG; this is encoded by the coding sequence ATGGGCAAGTTGATGAATATAAAGAAGGCCGTTGCGTATGTGTTTTTGTCACTATTGGCATTTTTATGCCTCTTCTTCTTTTATTGCCTGATCATAAATGCAACCAGGTCTCACCCGGAGATTTCAAAAGGATTTTCCTTTCTTCCGGGTAAGTCCTTTGGTTCTAATTTGTATAACGTACTTCATAATAAGAATCTTCCGGTGGTCTATGGGATCGTCAACAGTCTTCTGATCGCAGGCAGCTCTGCGGCGCTTGCAGTATATGTTTCAGCTTTGACTGCTTACGCCATCCATGCTTATGAATTCAGGCTGCGAAATATAGTTTATCTGTTTATCGTTCTGATTATGATGATTCCCAATCAGGTGACGACACTTGGTTTTTTAAGACTGATCAGCAAAATGGGGCTTATGGACAGTTTTGTTCCCCTAATCCTTCCTTCCATGGCTGCTCCGGTGGTGTTTTATTTCATGGTTTCATATTTTGAGAGTAATCTTCCCCTTGAGATTATCGAATCGGCAAGAATTGACGGATCCCATGAATTCTACACCTTTAATACGATTGTAATTCCCATTGTTAAGCCGGCACTTGCGGTACAGGGTATCTTTGCATTCGTGGCTTCCTGGAATAATTACTTTGTCCCCTCTTTGGTGCTGAAATCCAATGCCAAAAAGACATTGCCGATCCTGATTGCACAGCTTCGGAGTGCCGATTTCCTGAAGTTTGACATGGGGCAGGTTTATATGCTGATTACCATAGCAATTGTACCTGTGGCGATTATTTATTTATGTTTATCTAAATTTATTATCGGCGGTGTGACTGCCGGCAGCGTGAAAGGATAA
- a CDS encoding peroxiredoxin, protein MNVNIGMKAPDFTAMTTFGPLKLSDFKGQWVILFSHPGDFTPVCTTEFIAFAQANDQFEALNTKLIGLSIDSNPSHLAWVNQIRLLTGVQIPFPVIADRMAEVANLYGMIAPDVNKQETVRNVFFIDPNQIIRAILVYPLTNGRNISEILRLLTALQTTDKYGVVTPANWMPGNSVMVPPPGTYNQSLERLNEPETSDLNCVDWFWCYKNEPS, encoded by the coding sequence ATGAACGTTAACATTGGCATGAAAGCCCCTGATTTTACTGCTATGACAACATTTGGACCGCTGAAGCTGTCCGATTTCAAAGGACAATGGGTTATTTTATTTTCTCACCCAGGCGACTTTACGCCTGTATGCACGACCGAATTTATCGCTTTTGCACAGGCGAACGATCAGTTTGAAGCATTAAATACAAAACTGATCGGTTTGAGCATTGACAGTAACCCCTCCCATCTGGCATGGGTAAATCAAATCCGTTTATTAACGGGCGTTCAAATTCCTTTTCCAGTCATTGCAGACCGCATGGCTGAGGTTGCAAACCTTTATGGCATGATTGCCCCGGATGTCAATAAGCAGGAAACCGTTCGAAATGTTTTTTTCATTGATCCAAATCAGATTATTCGTGCGATCCTTGTTTATCCTCTGACAAACGGCAGAAACATTTCTGAAATACTGCGCCTGTTAACCGCTCTTCAGACGACAGACAAATACGGCGTAGTAACTCCTGCAAACTGGATGCCTGGCAATTCTGTCATGGTTCCTCCGCCTGGTACTTATAATCAATCGTTGGAGCGGCTCAATGAACCTGAAACATCGGATCTAAATTGTGTTGATTGGTTCTGGTGCTATAAAAATGAGCCTTCTTAA